From one Anaerococcus prevotii DSM 20548 genomic stretch:
- the malQ gene encoding 4-alpha-glucanotransferase translates to MQKQERLARGNGVILPIFSIPSNYGIGTFGKKAYEAVDFLSDAAIKYWQILPLGQTSYGDSPYQSFSSFAGNPYFIDLDMLIEDGLLDREELDNLNFGDNERYVDYGIQYNLRYRILEKAFDKAKDLKADEIKEFRAKEKDWVEDYALFMAIKREKFDVSWLEWDDDLKNRDKKALKEFRKKNSELIDFYIFIQYEFFKQWEKLKEYANRKEIQIIGDLPIYVALDSCDAWVNSDILKLDPNTKEPIIVGGAPPDAYSEDGQLWGNPVYDWDKLKESNYAFWIKRIGACLKLYDILRLDHFRGFEAYYAIPATDDNARYGKWEEAKPYELFDKIIKAYPEARFIAEDLGYITKEVDDLKNHYNFPGMNVIQFAFGENFDSNYLPHNYERNSVVYSSTHDSDTLKGFLDEADEELRGLIDKYFGLDDDDDKLAKIIRALMASVSDIAMFEIQDFFGYGNESKINSPSTIGNNWKWRSIDSDYDDNLAKRIKEMSKIYGRYNYGQTEKE, encoded by the coding sequence ATGCAAAAACAAGAAAGATTAGCAAGGGGAAATGGAGTTATCCTTCCGATTTTCTCCATCCCATCAAATTATGGAATAGGAACTTTCGGCAAGAAGGCCTACGAGGCGGTCGATTTCTTATCCGATGCTGCCATCAAATACTGGCAAATCTTACCCCTAGGCCAGACTTCTTATGGGGACAGTCCCTACCAATCCTTCTCATCCTTCGCCGGCAATCCCTACTTTATCGACTTGGATATGCTGATTGAAGATGGGCTTTTGGATAGAGAAGAGCTTGACAATCTAAACTTTGGGGACAATGAAAGATATGTCGACTATGGCATCCAATACAATCTTCGCTATAGAATCCTAGAAAAGGCCTTCGATAAGGCAAAAGACCTAAAGGCTGATGAGATTAAGGAATTTAGGGCTAAGGAAAAGGACTGGGTAGAAGACTACGCCCTCTTTATGGCAATCAAGAGAGAAAAGTTCGATGTAAGCTGGCTAGAGTGGGACGATGATCTAAAAAACAGGGATAAAAAGGCCTTAAAGGAATTTAGGAAGAAAAACTCAGAACTTATAGACTTCTATATCTTTATCCAATATGAGTTCTTCAAACAATGGGAAAAGCTTAAGGAATATGCCAACAGAAAGGAAATCCAAATTATAGGAGATCTTCCAATCTACGTGGCCCTTGACTCATGTGATGCCTGGGTCAACTCAGATATCTTAAAGCTTGATCCAAATACTAAAGAACCAATTATAGTTGGAGGAGCTCCGCCAGATGCCTACTCCGAGGACGGCCAACTTTGGGGAAATCCTGTCTATGACTGGGATAAGCTTAAAGAAAGTAATTATGCCTTCTGGATTAAGAGAATAGGTGCATGCTTAAAGCTTTATGATATCCTAAGACTCGACCACTTCAGAGGCTTTGAGGCCTACTATGCAATACCAGCTACTGACGACAATGCAAGATACGGTAAGTGGGAAGAAGCAAAACCTTACGAGCTCTTCGATAAGATTATAAAGGCTTATCCAGAAGCTCGCTTTATAGCAGAAGATTTAGGTTACATTACCAAGGAAGTTGATGACCTTAAAAACCACTACAACTTCCCAGGTATGAATGTCATCCAATTCGCCTTTGGTGAAAACTTTGACAGCAACTACCTACCACATAACTACGAGAGAAATTCAGTAGTATATTCCTCAACCCACGACTCCGACACCCTAAAGGGCTTTTTGGATGAGGCAGATGAGGAACTAAGAGGCTTGATCGATAAGTATTTCGGCCTAGATGATGATGACGATAAGCTAGCAAAGATTATAAGAGCCCTTATGGCGTCAGTTTCAGATATAGCAATGTTTGAGATCCAAGACTTCTTTGGCTATGGTAATGAAAGCAAGATCAATTCTCCATCAACCATTGGTAACAACTGGAAGTGGAGAAGTATAGACAGTGATTATGATGATAATTTAGCGAAAAGAATAAAAGAAATGTCAAAAATATATGGGAGATATAATTATGGACAAACTGAAAAAGAATAA
- a CDS encoding glycosyltransferase family 8 protein → MADALLLTLDENYIPQMKVLMTSIYINNPGRIFDVYLIHSRISEDKLKDLGEDLKKFSYTLYPIRATDDLFSFAKVTDRYPKEMYYRLLAGEFLPENLGEILYLDPDMLVINPLDDLLRTDISDYILAAASHTGKTDMANNVNRIRLGTDTDYYNSGLLLINLKRAREEIDPDEIFSFVEDNHMNLLLPDQDILNAMYGDRIYPLDDLIYNYDARNYSSYLIRSKKQADLAWLMDHTVVLHFCGRDKPWKKNHRNKFTSLYKHYMSLTKRYLA, encoded by the coding sequence ATGGCTGATGCTTTATTGCTTACCTTAGATGAAAATTATATACCACAGATGAAAGTCCTTATGACTTCTATTTACATAAATAATCCAGGAAGGATTTTTGATGTCTATCTTATCCACTCTAGGATATCAGAGGATAAGCTTAAAGATTTAGGGGAAGACTTAAAGAAATTCTCCTACACTCTTTATCCAATAAGGGCGACGGACGATTTATTCTCTTTTGCGAAAGTTACCGACCGCTATCCAAAGGAGATGTATTATAGGCTCCTTGCGGGGGAATTTTTGCCGGAAAATTTGGGAGAGATTTTATATCTTGACCCTGATATGTTAGTTATTAATCCCTTGGACGATTTACTTAGAACTGATATCTCAGACTATATCCTTGCTGCGGCAAGCCATACAGGGAAGACCGATATGGCCAACAATGTCAATAGGATTCGACTAGGAACTGACACAGACTATTACAATTCGGGTCTGCTTCTAATTAATCTCAAAAGGGCGAGAGAGGAGATTGACCCAGACGAGATTTTCTCCTTTGTTGAGGATAATCACATGAATCTTCTCCTCCCAGACCAAGACATCCTTAATGCCATGTACGGGGATAGGATTTATCCTTTGGATGATTTGATTTATAATTATGACGCGAGAAACTATTCTTCTTATCTCATTCGCAGCAAAAAGCAAGCCGACCTAGCTTGGCTAATGGATCATACCGTAGTTCTTCACTTCTGTGGCAGGGATAAGCCTTGGAAGAAAAACCACAGGAACAAATTCACTAGCCTTTACAAGCACTATATGAGTCTTACGAAAAGATATCTGGCTTAG
- a CDS encoding ABC transporter ATP-binding protein, which translates to MAKKEFQKPKNFKKTMKELMVYLKPYVSLIIISLIASIVATVLQIIGPDKLKLITNEISKGLPQMVDDKPIVKAIDMEAVKSISLTLLILYLASLILNTIQSFIMADVTQNISKSFREKISQKVNKLPFSYYDTTSIGDILSRVTNDVDTISQSLNQAIGNLLTSIIMLVGSLVMMLVNSPALTLTTILSSFVGFVFMTVIMKKSQKYFKDQQKNLGAINGQIEEVYTGHEVVKAYNAGSRVIDEFEVTNEKLYTSAWKSQFLSGLMMPIMQFSGNFSYVMVCIVGGALAIEGKISFGVIVAFMIYVRLFTQPLSQIAQGFNTLQRAAAAGERVFEFLNEKEEEKEEGKIYLDKAKGQVEFQNVKFGYKEGQTIIKDFSVKVNPGEKIAIVGPTGAGKTTIVNLLMRFYEINSGRILLDGIDTKDITRVNLRDQFCMVLQDSWVFEGSIKENITFGQEDIEDREVIEVCKKVNLDHFIRTLEDGYDTILNDKNTLSQGQLQLLTIARAMISKAPILILDEATSSVDTRTEIIVQDAMDKLAKGRTSFVIAHRLSTIKNADLILVMKDGDIVEKGKHDDLLEKGGFYADLYQAQFERE; encoded by the coding sequence ATGGCTAAAAAAGAATTTCAAAAACCTAAAAATTTCAAGAAAACAATGAAAGAGCTGATGGTCTATCTCAAGCCATATGTGTCTTTGATTATAATATCTCTTATAGCATCAATTGTAGCGACCGTCCTACAAATCATAGGACCTGACAAGCTTAAGCTTATCACAAACGAGATAAGTAAGGGGCTGCCTCAGATGGTAGATGACAAGCCCATAGTTAAAGCTATAGATATGGAAGCAGTAAAGAGCATATCCCTAACTCTTCTAATCTTATATCTGGCCTCCCTTATCCTAAACACAATCCAATCCTTCATAATGGCGGATGTGACACAAAACATATCAAAAAGCTTTAGAGAAAAAATATCCCAAAAGGTAAACAAACTTCCCTTTTCCTACTACGATACGACAAGCATTGGAGATATCCTATCAAGAGTCACAAATGACGTCGATACCATAAGCCAAAGTCTAAACCAAGCTATAGGAAATCTTTTAACAAGCATAATCATGCTAGTAGGTTCTCTAGTAATGATGTTGGTAAACTCCCCAGCCCTCACCCTTACCACAATCCTAAGCTCTTTTGTTGGATTTGTCTTTATGACTGTTATTATGAAAAAGTCCCAAAAATACTTTAAGGACCAACAAAAAAACCTGGGAGCAATCAACGGACAAATCGAGGAAGTTTACACAGGCCATGAAGTAGTAAAGGCCTATAATGCTGGCTCTAGGGTTATAGATGAGTTTGAAGTAACTAACGAAAAACTTTATACAAGTGCATGGAAGAGTCAATTTCTATCTGGCCTTATGATGCCAATCATGCAATTTTCAGGAAACTTCTCTTATGTAATGGTTTGTATAGTAGGAGGCGCCCTTGCCATAGAGGGTAAGATTTCCTTCGGTGTGATTGTTGCCTTTATGATTTATGTAAGACTTTTCACCCAACCTCTCTCCCAAATCGCCCAAGGCTTCAATACCCTACAAAGAGCTGCCGCAGCTGGAGAAAGAGTATTCGAATTCCTCAATGAAAAGGAAGAAGAAAAAGAAGAAGGTAAAATCTACCTAGATAAGGCCAAGGGCCAAGTCGAGTTTCAAAATGTTAAGTTCGGCTACAAGGAAGGTCAAACTATAATCAAGGACTTCAGTGTAAAGGTAAATCCAGGAGAGAAAATCGCCATAGTTGGCCCTACTGGAGCAGGTAAGACTACCATAGTCAACCTCTTGATGAGATTCTACGAGATAAACAGCGGAAGAATCCTCCTAGATGGGATCGATACGAAAGATATAACTAGGGTTAATCTCAGAGACCAATTCTGTATGGTTCTCCAAGACTCCTGGGTCTTTGAAGGAAGTATCAAGGAAAATATTACCTTTGGCCAAGAAGATATCGAAGATAGGGAAGTCATAGAAGTATGTAAGAAAGTAAATCTCGACCACTTCATAAGAACCCTAGAAGATGGCTATGATACAATCCTTAACGACAAAAATACCCTTTCTCAAGGCCAACTTCAGCTACTAACCATAGCCCGTGCCATGATAAGCAAGGCCCCTATCCTAATACTTGATGAGGCAACAAGTTCTGTCGATACTAGGACAGAGATTATAGTCCAAGACGCCATGGACAAGCTCGCCAAGGGAAGGACCTCCTTCGTCATAGCCCACAGACTTTCAACAATCAAAAACGCCGACCTAATTCTCGTTATGAAAGACGGCGATATAGTAGAAAAAGGCAAACACGACGACCTACTAGAAAAAGGTGGCTTCTACGCGGATCTTTACCAAGCTCAGTTTGAAAGAGAATAA
- a CDS encoding ZIP family metal transporter yields MDAQAILGLMIPFIGTSLGAACVYIMRDELNIRVQKGLSGFAAGVMVAASIWSLLMPAMDMVEDKMGRMAWMPAAIGFIVGIIFLLFLDSVIPHQHIDSDTPEGPKSENLRKTTMMVLAVVIHNIPEGMAVGVSFAGAIYGHGTVTMAGAMVLALGIAIQNFPEGAIISMPLKAVGVNKHKSFIYGILSGAVEPVAAVLTILLSGIMVPILPYLLSFAAGAMFYVVVEELIPEATGEGEDHTNIGTIGFAAGFVVMMVLDVMLG; encoded by the coding sequence ATGGACGCACAAGCAATATTAGGATTAATGATCCCATTTATAGGCACGAGCTTGGGAGCAGCTTGTGTCTATATAATGCGTGACGAATTAAATATAAGAGTACAAAAGGGCCTATCCGGTTTTGCGGCGGGAGTAATGGTTGCAGCAAGTATCTGGTCCCTACTAATGCCTGCCATGGATATGGTAGAGGATAAAATGGGAAGAATGGCATGGATGCCAGCTGCTATAGGATTTATAGTAGGAATAATATTCTTGCTCTTTCTTGACTCAGTTATCCCTCACCAACATATCGACTCAGACACACCAGAAGGACCTAAAAGCGAAAACCTAAGAAAGACAACCATGATGGTCCTAGCCGTAGTAATCCACAACATACCAGAAGGAATGGCAGTTGGGGTAAGCTTCGCAGGAGCAATCTATGGCCACGGCACAGTAACTATGGCAGGAGCTATGGTCCTCGCCCTAGGAATCGCTATCCAAAACTTCCCAGAAGGAGCAATCATATCCATGCCCCTAAAGGCGGTTGGAGTAAACAAGCACAAGTCCTTCATCTACGGCATACTGTCAGGAGCAGTAGAGCCAGTAGCTGCAGTACTAACCATCCTCCTATCAGGAATAATGGTACCAATCCTACCATATCTTCTAAGCTTCGCAGCAGGAGCAATGTTCTACGTAGTAGTAGAAGAGCTAATCCCAGAAGCCACAGGAGAAGGAGAAGACCACACCAACATAGGAACCATAGGATTTGCAGCAGGCTTTGTTGTGATGATGGTTCTAGATGTGATGCTTGGATAG
- a CDS encoding ABC transporter ATP-binding protein, translating into MIKILKYLNKKQGLQIFISLLLIVASVYLDLKIPDYMAKITMYVQTPGHSVSEIIGEGKWMILCALASLLSAVLVGYLSSVIASSFAKDLRSRLFAKVESFSQKEINKFSTASLITRSTNDITQIQMAIIMGLQILIKAPIMAVWAITKIYNKGFEWTVATAITLLILIVFVAIVMILVMPKFKIMQTLTDNINRVLRENLTGLSVIRAYNSESYREDKFAEANKELTQTQLFTSKLMATLFPTINLAMSILTLVIYFIGAGLISGAGLMDKYSLFSDMVVFSSYAMQVIMSFMMMSMIFIMLPRAEVSASRINEVLDTKLSIVDGSKKEANKDCPYIIEFDNVSFKYQDSEQYILKDINFKVKKGEKVAIIGSTGSGKSTILNLLMRFYDTSEGSIKIDGLDIRDYKLSDLYNKLGPVLQKSFLFKGDIKSNISFADESSDLDKIKKAADIAQASEFIEKYDDKFDHEIAQLGKNVSGGQKQRLAIARAIYKNPDIYLFDDSFSALDFKTDRDLRHRLKEAYPEATILVVAQRVGSIMDSDQIIVLDNGEIVGLGKHKDLLQTSRVYKEIASSQLSKEELDG; encoded by the coding sequence ATGATAAAGATTTTGAAATATTTAAATAAAAAACAAGGCCTTCAAATATTTATAAGCCTACTTTTGATAGTAGCTTCTGTGTATTTGGACCTAAAGATTCCTGACTATATGGCAAAGATTACCATGTATGTCCAAACACCTGGCCACAGTGTAAGCGAAATTATAGGAGAAGGTAAATGGATGATCCTATGCGCCTTGGCTTCTCTCCTATCCGCTGTTTTAGTGGGTTACCTATCTAGTGTAATTGCTTCGTCCTTTGCGAAAGATCTAAGATCAAGGCTTTTTGCTAAGGTAGAATCTTTCTCCCAAAAGGAAATTAACAAATTTTCGACTGCAAGTCTTATAACAAGATCAACAAACGACATCACCCAAATCCAAATGGCGATTATAATGGGCCTACAAATCCTAATCAAGGCTCCAATCATGGCTGTTTGGGCCATTACAAAAATCTATAACAAGGGCTTTGAATGGACAGTCGCAACAGCTATCACTCTTCTTATCCTTATAGTTTTCGTGGCTATCGTTATGATTTTGGTTATGCCTAAATTTAAGATAATGCAGACTTTAACTGATAATATCAACAGGGTCCTAAGGGAGAACTTGACAGGGCTTTCTGTAATAAGGGCCTACAATTCCGAAAGCTACAGGGAAGATAAATTTGCCGAGGCCAATAAAGAGTTGACCCAGACCCAACTTTTTACAAGTAAGCTAATGGCGACACTCTTTCCTACAATTAACCTTGCCATGTCCATCTTAACCCTTGTGATTTATTTTATAGGGGCAGGACTCATCAGCGGAGCTGGTCTTATGGACAAATACAGCCTGTTTTCCGATATGGTCGTATTTTCTTCCTACGCCATGCAGGTTATCATGTCCTTTATGATGATGAGTATGATTTTTATTATGCTACCTAGGGCGGAAGTTTCTGCAAGCCGTATCAATGAAGTCCTAGATACCAAGCTTTCCATTGTAGATGGATCTAAAAAAGAAGCTAACAAAGATTGCCCTTATATCATAGAATTTGATAATGTTTCCTTCAAATATCAGGACTCAGAGCAATATATCCTAAAAGATATAAACTTTAAGGTAAAAAAGGGCGAGAAGGTCGCCATAATCGGATCTACTGGATCAGGTAAAAGTACAATCCTAAATCTCTTGATGAGATTTTACGATACAAGCGAGGGATCTATCAAGATAGATGGCCTCGATATCAGAGACTATAAGCTTTCTGACCTCTATAATAAGCTGGGTCCAGTCTTGCAGAAATCTTTCCTCTTTAAGGGAGATATCAAGTCAAATATTTCCTTCGCAGATGAGTCTTCCGATTTGGACAAAATCAAGAAGGCAGCAGATATTGCTCAAGCAAGCGAATTTATAGAAAAATATGATGATAAATTCGACCACGAGATAGCCCAACTTGGTAAAAACGTCTCAGGAGGACAAAAGCAAAGACTTGCTATAGCAAGGGCCATCTACAAGAACCCTGACATCTATCTTTTTGATGACTCCTTCTCTGCCCTAGACTTTAAGACTGATCGTGATCTAAGACATAGACTAAAGGAAGCATATCCTGAAGCTACAATCCTAGTAGTTGCCCAAAGAGTTGGTTCAATTATGGATTCTGATCAGATAATAGTTCTTGATAATGGAGAAATAGTAGGGCTCGGCAAGCACAAGGACCTTCTTCAAACTTCTAGAGTCTATAAGGAAATAGCTAGTTCTCAACTTAGTAAGGAGGAATTAGATGGCTAA
- a CDS encoding glycogen/starch/alpha-glucan phosphorylase produces the protein MDKLKKNKFIENYVENLQRITLKSFDETSDKDRYNALCDSIMELINEEWRACKRNTRNERKAYYLSAEFLIGRSLGNNLINLGIYDEVKELLDEIGIDFEAIENYEDDAALGNGGLGRLAACFMDSAATQGIDLVGYGVRYREGIFKQKIEEGFQVESGDSWIKDGDGWSIRVDSDAKIVKFRDQQVKAVPFDMPVVGFENGRVNTLRLWQSEPFEEFDFAKFNNYEYDDAVAEKNRAEDITRVLYPNDMQRAGKVLRLKQQYFFCSASIQDMIEKYKRDFPEDLQFKNFSKYHVIQLNDTHPIMAIPELIRVLVDENGIFFEDALKIARKVFAFTNHTVLQEALERWDKDIVLEVSPRCLEIIEKINEELVKEFKAKGYSEEQIDPYRIERFEQIHMANLAIYVGFSVNGVAALHTEILKADTFKHWYKLRPEMFNNKTNGITPRRWLVYSNRELSSFITEKLGTDEWKYQLDLLKGLEKYKDDEKVLEELWDIKQTKKNELAKYILDTEGVKIDPESIFDIQIKRIHEYKRQHLNVLHIIYLYHKLKKNPDMEFTPTTFIFGGKAAPGYFRAKGMIKLANEVARVVNADPDVNDKIKVVFVENYRVSYAEKLFPAADISEQISTAGKEASGTGNMKFMLNGALTLGTLDGANIEIFEHAGEENNFRFGATVEELNEIMDSYNPVEYYSKDPDIKDVVDSLVSGEFKDNESYMFLDIYNELIKPQEGQRGDNYFLLKDFKSYAKAHERVNEAYKNKLDWSRKCLINIANAGFFSSDRTILDYAADIWKIDQE, from the coding sequence ATGGACAAACTGAAAAAGAATAAATTTATTGAAAATTACGTAGAGAACTTACAAAGAATTACCCTTAAATCCTTCGATGAGACAAGCGATAAGGATAGATACAATGCTCTATGCGATTCAATCATGGAATTAATCAACGAAGAGTGGAGAGCTTGTAAGAGAAATACAAGAAACGAGAGAAAGGCTTATTACCTATCTGCAGAATTTCTAATAGGAAGATCTTTGGGAAATAACCTCATTAACCTAGGTATCTATGACGAGGTCAAAGAGCTTCTAGATGAGATTGGAATCGACTTTGAAGCCATAGAAAACTACGAGGATGACGCAGCACTTGGTAATGGAGGTCTCGGAAGACTTGCAGCCTGCTTTATGGACTCTGCCGCAACCCAAGGGATCGATCTTGTAGGCTACGGTGTAAGATATAGAGAAGGAATCTTTAAACAAAAAATCGAAGAAGGCTTCCAAGTAGAAAGCGGAGACAGCTGGATCAAGGACGGAGATGGCTGGTCAATCAGAGTAGACTCCGATGCTAAAATCGTAAAATTTAGAGACCAACAAGTAAAGGCAGTTCCATTCGACATGCCTGTAGTAGGTTTCGAAAACGGCAGGGTAAACACCCTAAGACTATGGCAATCTGAGCCATTTGAAGAGTTTGACTTCGCTAAGTTTAATAACTACGAATACGACGATGCAGTAGCAGAAAAAAACCGTGCGGAAGATATCACAAGAGTACTCTATCCAAACGACATGCAAAGAGCTGGTAAGGTCCTAAGACTTAAACAACAATATTTCTTCTGCTCAGCCTCTATCCAAGATATGATAGAAAAATACAAGAGAGACTTCCCAGAAGACCTACAGTTTAAGAACTTCTCCAAATACCACGTTATCCAACTTAACGATACCCACCCAATTATGGCTATTCCTGAACTAATCAGAGTCTTGGTAGATGAAAATGGAATCTTCTTTGAAGACGCCCTAAAGATTGCTAGAAAGGTATTCGCCTTCACCAACCACACTGTCCTTCAAGAAGCCCTAGAAAGATGGGATAAGGATATAGTTCTTGAAGTAAGTCCAAGATGTCTTGAAATAATCGAAAAGATTAACGAAGAACTAGTAAAGGAATTTAAGGCAAAAGGCTATTCAGAAGAGCAAATCGACCCATACAGAATCGAAAGATTTGAGCAAATCCACATGGCAAATCTTGCAATCTATGTAGGATTTTCTGTAAATGGTGTAGCAGCCCTCCACACAGAAATTCTAAAGGCTGATACTTTCAAGCACTGGTATAAACTAAGACCTGAAATGTTTAACAACAAGACCAACGGTATCACCCCAAGAAGATGGCTAGTATACTCTAACAGAGAGCTATCAAGCTTCATTACAGAAAAGCTTGGAACAGACGAGTGGAAATACCAACTAGATCTACTCAAGGGACTAGAAAAATACAAGGATGACGAAAAGGTCCTAGAAGAACTTTGGGATATTAAACAAACAAAGAAAAACGAGCTTGCCAAATATATTTTGGACACAGAGGGAGTAAAAATTGACCCAGAATCAATCTTTGATATCCAAATTAAGAGAATCCACGAATACAAGAGACAACACCTTAACGTCTTACACATTATCTATCTCTACCACAAGCTTAAGAAAAATCCTGACATGGAATTTACTCCAACAACCTTTATCTTCGGAGGAAAAGCAGCTCCAGGATACTTTAGAGCCAAGGGAATGATCAAACTTGCTAACGAAGTTGCAAGAGTAGTAAACGCAGATCCTGACGTAAATGACAAGATTAAGGTAGTATTTGTAGAAAACTACAGGGTAAGCTACGCAGAAAAACTCTTCCCTGCAGCAGACATCTCAGAACAAATCTCAACAGCAGGTAAGGAAGCAAGTGGTACAGGAAACATGAAATTCATGCTAAACGGAGCCCTCACACTTGGAACACTCGATGGAGCTAATATCGAAATCTTCGAACACGCTGGAGAAGAAAACAACTTCAGATTCGGTGCTACAGTTGAAGAGCTCAACGAGATAATGGATAGCTACAACCCAGTAGAATACTACTCAAAAGACCCAGATATCAAGGATGTAGTAGACAGCCTCGTAAGCGGAGAATTTAAAGATAACGAATCCTACATGTTCCTAGATATCTACAACGAACTAATCAAGCCACAAGAAGGCCAAAGAGGAGACAACTACTTCCTACTAAAAGACTTCAAGTCTTACGCTAAGGCTCACGAAAGAGTAAACGAAGCCTACAAGAATAAGCTAGACTGGTCTAGAAAATGCTTGATTAACATTGCAAATGCTGGATTCTTCTCATCAGATAGAACAATCCTAGATTATGCGGCTGACATCTGGAAAATAGATCAAGAGTAG
- a CDS encoding thiamine diphosphokinase produces the protein MKTCYIIGGGSFDGFFDEIGKDDLVLAADRGYRLAKEEGIKVDYIIGDFDSSKRPEDDHVIALNPIKDYTDTVAAIEFAKEKGYKKIIIYGGLGGRESHTISNIRTIYHYQKQGIDIKLKSKSKEIFVVNDKFAYTYQNHDFYVSIFSLNDNTRLTIKGLYYELEDYKMKIDDALGVSNETKKEDFEIEVKDGAVVVVFEDKDC, from the coding sequence ATGAAAACTTGTTATATAATTGGAGGAGGAAGCTTCGATGGCTTCTTCGACGAAATAGGAAAAGATGACCTAGTCCTTGCAGCTGATAGGGGCTATAGACTTGCAAAAGAAGAAGGCATCAAGGTCGACTACATCATAGGAGATTTCGACTCATCCAAAAGACCAGAAGACGATCACGTAATAGCCCTAAACCCAATCAAGGACTATACTGATACCGTTGCTGCTATAGAATTCGCCAAAGAAAAAGGCTATAAGAAAATCATAATTTACGGGGGACTTGGAGGAAGGGAAAGCCACACCATATCAAATATCCGTACAATCTACCATTACCAAAAACAAGGAATCGATATAAAACTAAAATCGAAATCTAAGGAAATATTTGTAGTAAACGATAAATTCGCCTACACTTACCAAAACCACGACTTCTACGTATCAATATTTTCCCTAAATGATAATACAAGGCTTACAATTAAGGGACTCTACTACGAACTAGAAGACTACAAGATGAAAATCGACGACGCCCTCGGGGTGTCAAATGAAACAAAGAAAGAAGATTTTGAAATAGAGGTAAAAGACGGGGCTGTAGTTGTGGTCTTTGAGGATAAGGATTGCTAG
- a CDS encoding AI-2E family transporter — protein MEKLDKKSRDLLKVICYGIILFFAFWYFPVIKDGLARVVGVFQPFIIGGMIAYLVSIPMNYFERKLRANFPDKKYRKRISALSLFVSWVLIICCLILFLNILIPRIVAVIFSFFNRWPEFIRETYETLNSHAITRPYADKFYEYVNSFGWYEVRNAVMNFITDKKTNLFSLTTGVLNSVSSSLITIFTIIVFSIFVLIYKDMLKTNGTRIIYALMSEKKADYINKVLSLSYNTFKDYIFSRLIAVVTLSALTFVGMFIMGIPNAGVISLFVGVSDLIPIFGPIVGAGLSAVIIFLESPVKALIFLIYDVIIQQIQENIIYPAIAGEKIGLPAVWVLAAITIGGSLFGIWGMLIGIPVASVIYTLFHEFIDNKLKAKEITDKMIEEKKNEKYTMEDIDIHEAQ, from the coding sequence ATGGAAAAACTAGATAAAAAATCTAGAGATTTATTAAAGGTTATTTGTTATGGTATTATATTATTTTTTGCCTTCTGGTATTTTCCAGTTATAAAAGATGGCCTCGCTAGGGTAGTTGGAGTCTTCCAGCCCTTTATCATAGGAGGGATGATTGCTTATCTAGTGAGTATTCCTATGAATTATTTTGAAAGAAAACTCAGAGCAAACTTCCCAGATAAGAAGTATAGGAAAAGGATAAGTGCATTATCTTTATTTGTATCATGGGTACTTATTATATGTTGCTTGATTTTATTTTTAAACATCCTGATTCCAAGGATTGTTGCAGTCATCTTCTCCTTCTTCAATAGGTGGCCTGAGTTTATTAGAGAAACTTACGAGACTTTGAACAGTCACGCTATAACAAGGCCTTATGCTGATAAGTTCTACGAATATGTGAATTCATTCGGCTGGTATGAGGTGAGAAATGCTGTAATGAATTTTATAACAGACAAGAAGACTAATCTTTTTAGTCTAACTACAGGAGTCCTTAACTCAGTAAGCTCTTCTTTGATTACGATCTTTACGATAATTGTCTTTTCGATTTTTGTCCTAATCTATAAGGATATGCTAAAGACAAATGGAACAAGGATTATCTATGCTTTGATGAGTGAAAAGAAGGCGGATTATATAAACAAGGTCCTATCCCTATCTTATAACACCTTCAAGGATTATATTTTCTCAAGGCTTATAGCTGTGGTTACCCTATCAGCCTTAACCTTTGTGGGCATGTTTATTATGGGCATCCCCAACGCTGGGGTCATCTCGCTTTTTGTGGGAGTGTCAGATTTAATTCCAATCTTTGGTCCCATAGTTGGTGCAGGTCTATCGGCAGTCATTATATTTTTGGAAAGTCCAGTCAAGGCTTTAATTTTCCTAATCTATGATGTAATAATCCAGCAAATCCAAGAAAATATTATCTATCCTGCCATAGCTGGAGAGAAGATTGGCCTTCCTGCAGTATGGGTCCTTGCAGCAATTACAATAGGTGGGTCGCTCTTTGGCATATGGGGTATGCTTATCGGTATTCCTGTAGCTTCTGTAATATATACGCTCTTTCATGAGTTTATTGATAATAAGCTTAAGGCTAAGGAAATAACAGATAAGATGATCGAAGAAAAGAAGAATGAGAAATACACCATGGAGGATATAGATATTCATGAAGCTCAGTAG